The genomic DNA ATCATCACCTCGAGTTCCACGTAAAGGAAGAAGGGTAGTAGGGCCCACGAGGAAGAACAAGGAGGCCATTGATGAAGCAGGGGATTTGATCGAGTGTTCAGGCAAGTATTGCCGATCATGCACCGCCGGTGTCATAGCCGACTGCGTGGCACTTTGTTGTTGCCCTTGTGCTTTGCTCAATCTCTTGACGCTTGCATTGGTTAAGGTCCCATGGAAGATGGGGAGGAGGTGCTTGGGGTTCGGGAAAAAGAAGAGGAACAGGGT from Gossypium arboreum isolate Shixiya-1 chromosome 9, ASM2569848v2, whole genome shotgun sequence includes the following:
- the LOC108488431 gene encoding uncharacterized protein LOC108488431, whose product is MVENSSSPRVPRKGRRVVGPTRKNKEAIDEAGDLIECSGKYCRSCTAGVIADCVALCCCPCALLNLLTLALVKVPWKMGRRCLGFGKKKRNRVEMERKVRSRVDDDRNNSRGKMRVEEEEMWGFSRVFGEKENFYDDDEEVEMGNFSARFEAEKVWLELYQVGHLGFGRVSFTGI